The proteins below come from a single Methanothrix thermoacetophila PT genomic window:
- a CDS encoding phosphoribulokinase yields the protein MRLLEKIRESGRVFVVAVAGDSGSGKTTFTRGIRRLLGEDVVSTFSMDDYHSLDRRQRKTLGITPLRPEANRFDLLAEHLAMLRRGLAIEKPVYDHTTGEIRGPVIFKPSPVIIVEGLHPFYTEELRKLSDFKIFVDPSRAVKRRWKLRRDVGERGYAPEDVMREILEREPDYKLYVDVQKVYAEMVIKIQDSRIPPEWTEIARGSAREKYSVRIIQQILDHPLDEVDLTIDLSRIMRLTEREFSIEFQRDDYYGKRVGVMTLDGEFPLTMIKDLERKLCDFLGRDVPSVTEGCQEDHGSYVNATEMTQLILIWRFLEKIANLAW from the coding sequence ATGCGACTTCTCGAGAAGATCCGTGAATCTGGCAGAGTGTTTGTTGTTGCGGTTGCCGGCGACAGCGGATCCGGCAAGACGACGTTCACAAGAGGCATCCGCCGGCTGCTGGGCGAGGACGTGGTCAGCACCTTCTCCATGGACGACTATCACAGTCTTGATCGGAGACAGCGAAAAACCCTCGGGATAACGCCTTTGAGGCCAGAGGCAAACAGGTTCGACCTGCTGGCCGAGCATCTGGCGATGCTCAGGAGAGGACTTGCGATAGAAAAGCCCGTCTACGATCACACAACTGGAGAGATCAGAGGGCCGGTTATATTCAAGCCCTCCCCTGTGATCATTGTCGAGGGGCTCCATCCATTCTACACAGAGGAGCTGAGAAAGCTCTCGGACTTCAAGATCTTTGTAGATCCAAGCAGAGCTGTGAAGAGGAGATGGAAGCTCAGGAGGGATGTGGGAGAGAGGGGCTATGCCCCGGAGGATGTGATGAGGGAGATTCTGGAGAGGGAGCCGGACTACAAGCTCTATGTGGATGTGCAGAAGGTTTATGCTGAGATGGTGATAAAGATCCAGGACTCGAGGATACCGCCGGAGTGGACGGAGATCGCGAGAGGCTCTGCTCGGGAGAAATACTCGGTGCGAATCATACAGCAGATTCTGGATCATCCCCTGGACGAGGTCGATCTCACGATAGACCTGAGCAGGATAATGCGGCTCACAGAGCGTGAGTTCTCGATAGAGTTCCAGAGGGACGACTACTACGGGAAGAGAGTTGGGGTCATGACCCTCGATGGCGAGTTTCCACTTACCATGATAAAAGATCTGGAGAGGAAGCTCTGCGACTTTCTAGGCAGAGATGTTCCCTCTGTAACGGAAGGATGTCAGGAGGATCACGGATCCTATGTCAATGCGACCGAGATGACACAGCTCATCCTGATCTGGAGGTTCCTGGAGAAGATCGCGAATCTCGCCTGGTGA
- a CDS encoding nitroreductase family protein: MDVIEAIRKRRSIRKYQERPVEEEKLNRILEAGRLAPSAKNLQDWKFVVVRDKERRKRLAEAAKNQWFIAEAPVVIVACGTETKYVMTCGQHTYTIDVSIAVDHMTLEATELGLGTCWIGAFYEDRVKKILDVPENIRVVALLPLGYPAEDPEPRPRKPVEEIVCYERWC, from the coding sequence ATGGACGTGATCGAGGCCATAAGAAAGAGAAGGAGCATAAGGAAGTATCAGGAGAGGCCTGTAGAGGAGGAGAAGCTCAATCGTATACTTGAGGCTGGAAGGCTCGCTCCATCTGCAAAGAACCTCCAGGACTGGAAGTTCGTAGTTGTGAGAGACAAAGAGAGGCGCAAGAGGCTCGCTGAAGCTGCAAAGAACCAGTGGTTCATCGCAGAGGCGCCTGTGGTCATAGTGGCCTGTGGGACAGAGACTAAATATGTGATGACATGCGGTCAGCACACATACACCATAGATGTGTCGATAGCGGTCGACCACATGACATTGGAGGCGACCGAGCTCGGTCTCGGGACATGCTGGATCGGCGCCTTCTACGAGGACAGGGTCAAGAAGATTCTGGATGTCCCGGAGAACATTCGCGTTGTCGCGCTTCTCCCCCTCGGATACCCTGCGGAGGATCCCGAGCCCAGGCCGAGAAAACCTGTTGAGGAGATCGTCTGCTACGAGAGATGGTGCTGA
- a CDS encoding winged-helix domain-containing protein has product MDDLIGFVLGNKHRGRVIEVLGSKGPMSADKIAKIERITPPAIRKVLQDLDERGLIEELDGAWRLTERGVELERELKRRS; this is encoded by the coding sequence ATGGATGATCTGATAGGGTTCGTTCTGGGAAATAAACACAGGGGGCGCGTGATAGAGGTTTTGGGATCGAAGGGCCCGATGAGTGCGGACAAGATCGCGAAGATCGAGAGGATAACGCCGCCCGCTATAAGAAAAGTGCTTCAGGATCTGGACGAGCGGGGCCTGATCGAGGAGTTGGATGGCGCATGGCGTCTTACAGAGAGGGGTGTTGAGCTCGAGCGAGAGCTCAAGAGGAGATCTTAG
- a CDS encoding aldolase, with product MIWMEIARFGKKLVEQGLTGSRFGNISVLTEDGIIITCTGSMLDDIDERQVVLVERDGECADDSLASCETPVHRAIYRSTDARAVIHTHSPYAVALSLLEDVVMPIDSEGIAFLGEMPVVDGQFGSEKLASAVSDALMDHRACIARGHGVFAKGGDLRDAYITASMAEHSSKIRYLVRWGRVAPKD from the coding sequence ATGATCTGGATGGAGATTGCCAGGTTCGGGAAAAAGCTTGTTGAGCAGGGTCTGACCGGCTCGCGCTTCGGCAACATCTCGGTGCTGACTGAAGATGGGATAATTATAACATGCACCGGCTCCATGCTCGACGATATCGACGAGAGACAGGTGGTGCTTGTTGAGAGAGACGGAGAGTGTGCCGATGACAGCCTCGCGAGCTGTGAGACCCCGGTTCACAGAGCCATATACCGCAGCACAGATGCCAGAGCAGTGATACACACCCATTCCCCTTACGCTGTGGCGCTATCGCTCCTGGAAGATGTTGTGATGCCAATCGACAGCGAGGGGATTGCATTTCTGGGCGAGATGCCTGTGGTCGACGGCCAGTTCGGCAGCGAGAAGCTCGCCTCCGCCGTATCCGATGCTCTCATGGACCACAGGGCATGCATCGCGCGCGGCCACGGAGTCTTCGCCAAAGGAGGAGACCTGAGAGATGCGTATATCACAGCATCAATGGCTGAGCACAGCTCCAAAATAAGATATCTGGTTAGATGGGGGAGGGTTGCGCCCAAAGACTGA
- a CDS encoding tetratricopeptide repeat protein, which yields MSEKSGRNEVEDVESTFAVSAPDMPCDQSFFETDLMNADLWVARGRYLMKALGRYSDALDAFERAIELDPSHARAWRGKAAALNNLDRYSEALEACKRALELDPFNSRSWIVKGFAHHSLGEYEEAVKSYDRAIELDPMGQDARRAWNNRGAALDNLGRHEDALRSYDEAIMLEPFDAYAWNNKGVSLVALKRYDDALLCFEKAIKIYPGYWTAWMNRGGCLKSLGRHEEAEESLEMARRIELS from the coding sequence TTGAGTGAGAAGTCGGGCAGGAATGAAGTGGAGGATGTTGAGAGCACCTTTGCAGTTTCAGCGCCGGATATGCCCTGCGACCAGAGTTTTTTTGAGACCGATTTGATGAATGCGGATCTTTGGGTCGCACGTGGCAGATACCTCATGAAGGCTCTTGGGAGATACTCAGATGCGCTGGATGCGTTTGAGAGGGCGATCGAGCTCGATCCATCACATGCCAGAGCCTGGAGGGGAAAGGCTGCAGCTCTGAACAACCTCGATCGCTACTCTGAGGCGCTAGAGGCTTGCAAGCGCGCGCTAGAGCTCGATCCGTTCAATTCCAGAAGTTGGATCGTCAAGGGTTTTGCTCACCATAGCCTGGGGGAGTACGAGGAGGCGGTAAAGAGCTATGACAGGGCAATCGAGCTCGATCCGATGGGGCAGGATGCGAGAAGGGCCTGGAACAACCGTGGTGCTGCTCTCGATAACCTCGGGCGGCATGAGGACGCTCTCAGATCGTATGATGAGGCGATCATGCTCGAGCCATTTGATGCATATGCCTGGAACAACAAGGGGGTCTCGCTTGTTGCTCTCAAGAGATATGACGATGCGCTGCTCTGCTTCGAGAAGGCCATAAAGATCTACCCCGGCTACTGGACCGCCTGGATGAACAGGGGTGGGTGCCTGAAGTCCCTGGGCAGACACGAGGAGGCGGAGGAGTCACTTGAGATGGCAAGGAGGATAGAATTGTCATGA
- a CDS encoding ORC1-type DNA replication protein, producing MTTSSGLFASFVGQGGIFRSRDVLRSTYTPKELPHREEQIQELASVLAPALHGETPSNILIYGKTGTGKTAVAKYVGKELEEADAGSTCSVIYLNCEVVDTQYRVLAHLARHFDKDIPMTGWPTDQVYSEFRNALDEKKRVVVIMLDEVDKLVRKGDDVLYNLSRINSDLVQARVSLIGISNDLKFTEFLDPRVKSSLGEDEIIFPPYNAEQIQDILEQRAELAFRPGVLADDVIPLCAAFAAREHGDARRALDLLRIAGEIAERARSQMITEEHVKAARDKIEQDRVEEVIKTLPTQSKLVLYSILLLEEQAARNITTSAVYGMYKQLCPLVEVESLTHRRITDLIAELDMLGILHTVVISKGRYGRTKEISLSVHPPKLKSILLQDYRLKDLANFSVPTQARFGPV from the coding sequence GTGACCACTTCTAGCGGGTTGTTTGCCAGCTTTGTCGGCCAAGGAGGTATATTCAGGTCGCGGGACGTTTTGCGTTCCACCTACACTCCAAAGGAGCTGCCCCACAGAGAGGAGCAGATACAGGAGTTAGCATCAGTCCTAGCTCCGGCCCTGCACGGCGAGACACCCTCAAATATCCTCATCTACGGAAAGACCGGCACGGGAAAGACTGCCGTCGCGAAGTATGTAGGCAAGGAGCTGGAAGAGGCGGATGCAGGGTCTACATGCTCTGTCATATACCTCAACTGCGAGGTTGTCGATACGCAGTATAGGGTACTCGCACACCTCGCCAGGCACTTCGACAAGGATATTCCCATGACCGGCTGGCCCACCGATCAGGTCTATTCGGAGTTCAGGAACGCGCTGGATGAGAAGAAGCGCGTGGTCGTCATAATGCTCGATGAGGTCGACAAGCTCGTCAGGAAGGGTGATGATGTTCTTTACAACCTCTCCAGGATTAACTCCGATCTGGTCCAGGCAAGGGTGAGCCTCATCGGCATATCGAACGATCTGAAGTTCACCGAGTTCCTGGATCCCAGAGTGAAATCCTCGCTTGGCGAGGACGAGATCATATTCCCGCCCTACAACGCGGAGCAGATACAGGATATACTGGAGCAGCGGGCTGAGCTGGCGTTCAGGCCGGGCGTGCTCGCGGATGATGTCATACCTCTCTGCGCGGCCTTTGCGGCGCGGGAGCATGGTGATGCGCGACGCGCGCTTGACCTTCTCCGGATCGCAGGCGAGATCGCGGAGAGGGCAAGGAGCCAGATGATCACCGAGGAGCATGTGAAGGCAGCGCGGGACAAGATCGAGCAGGATAGGGTGGAGGAGGTCATAAAGACGCTACCGACGCAGTCAAAGCTTGTGCTCTACAGCATCCTTCTCTTGGAGGAGCAGGCTGCCAGGAACATAACAACGAGTGCAGTTTATGGCATGTACAAGCAGCTCTGCCCGCTTGTCGAAGTTGAATCGCTCACACACAGGAGGATCACGGATCTCATAGCCGAGCTTGATATGCTTGGCATTCTTCACACTGTTGTAATAAGCAAGGGGCGCTATGGAAGAACGAAGGAGATCTCTCTGAGTGTTCATCCGCCAAAGCTGAAGAGCATACTGCTTCAGGACTACAGGCTCAAGGATCTCGCGAACTTCAGCGTGCCCACACAGGCCCGCTTCGGCCCTGTTTGA
- a CDS encoding Sjogren's syndrome/scleroderma autoantigen 1 family protein produces the protein MNEKMDEEEMIRRITRMMEIGGTMLAEHHDCGAPLFRYKGEIICPVCSVSERVEQETTGRVPEEEKRVSEKHPSESTVQVGVTSSLGSHDEKECLAVVRSSLHAKLRELCKGIANEQDLSSLKSKLECIEIAIRALKQL, from the coding sequence ATGAACGAGAAAATGGACGAAGAAGAGATGATCAGGCGCATCACGAGAATGATGGAGATTGGCGGTACCATGCTCGCGGAGCACCATGATTGTGGAGCTCCGCTTTTCCGGTATAAAGGCGAGATCATATGCCCGGTCTGCTCAGTTTCCGAGAGGGTTGAGCAGGAGACCACTGGAAGAGTACCAGAAGAGGAGAAGCGCGTTTCAGAGAAACACCCTTCAGAAAGCACAGTCCAGGTCGGAGTTACGTCGTCTCTGGGGAGCCATGATGAAAAAGAGTGTCTTGCAGTCGTGAGGAGCTCACTTCATGCAAAGCTGAGGGAGCTGTGTAAAGGTATAGCTAACGAGCAGGATCTGTCCAGCCTGAAGTCAAAGCTAGAATGCATTGAAATAGCGATCAGAGCACTTAAACAGCTTTGA
- a CDS encoding UPF0147 family protein — MSEKVIKQCVEILERIMSDDTVPRNIRRSAENVKGILLQEGLAEAVKAASAISILDEISNDPNIPLHTRTLIWNVASQLETIPVS, encoded by the coding sequence ATGTCTGAAAAAGTGATAAAGCAATGTGTCGAGATTTTGGAGCGGATAATGAGCGACGATACTGTGCCAAGGAACATTAGGCGCTCTGCAGAGAACGTCAAGGGCATACTTCTCCAGGAAGGTCTCGCCGAAGCGGTGAAAGCAGCTTCAGCAATATCCATACTTGACGAGATAAGCAACGATCCGAATATTCCCCTTCACACAAGAACGCTGATATGGAATGTTGCAAGCCAGCTTGAGACGATACCTGTCAGCTGA